The following are encoded in a window of Castanea sativa cultivar Marrone di Chiusa Pesio chromosome 5, ASM4071231v1 genomic DNA:
- the LOC142635985 gene encoding protein HEADING DATE REPRESSOR 1 isoform X3: MNIDKVTEDTADETPNKQEEPLIEEKAQDSTESSMLSERRKALFEPLEPVTNINGRRPSAESLLPPPDFDSTNYPKGWLIGKKRKLVNVDVVESMRRIAVQEMNRKDREIDGLNQQLEEDAQCLEHLQLQLLQERSKRAEVERENAVLQDQISMLMNMLHDNESMGEEGPDEGSDEP, encoded by the exons ATGAATATAGACAAGGTAACAGAAGATACTGCTGATGAAACACCCAACAAACAGGAAGAACCTCTGATTGAAGAGAAGGCGCAGGACTCTACTGAAAGTTCTATGCTCTCTGAGCGTCGAAAGGCCTTGTTTGAACCATTAGAACCTGTGACAAATATAAATGGCCGACGACCATCAGCTGAATCCTTACTCCCTCCACCTGACTTTGACTCCACAAACTATCCCAAAGGCTGGCTGattggaaagaaaagaaagctagTCAATGTGGATGTTGTTGAGAGTATGCGGAGGATTGCTGTGCAGGAAATGAACAGAAAG GACAGGGAAATTGATGGCCTAAATCAGCAATTGGAAGAGGATGCCCAATGCCTAGAACATCTGCAACTTCAACTTCTGCAAGAACGAAGCAAGCGTGCAGAGGTTGAGAGAGAAAATGCAGTGCTACAAGACCAGATATCTATGTTGATGAACATGTTACATGATAACGAGTCCATGGGAGAAGAAGGCCCAGATGAAGGCTCAGATGAACCATAG
- the LOC142636416 gene encoding uncharacterized protein LOC142636416 isoform X1, with the protein MVELMKKAVLEEVEKSSIEFNKRSKHKHMHMHQSLQQKEMYNPLDHELRPLGLHLRKSPSLLDLIQIRLLSHQNTHNNNNNNNNDKLKASNFLASLLRIGTWEYKSKYEGELVAKCYFAKHKLVWEVLDGSLKNKIEILWSDIVAIKAIYPDDGPGTLDVVLSRRPLFFREANPQPRKHTLWQASSDFTGGQASVYRRHFLQCPQGMLGKHFEKLIQCNPRLSFLSQQPEIVLECPYFESNVAGFEELNEYGSDMKSEETSLGAVASPSGAQTSFSTNEQDFIARAPENYIEETPSPSSAKLNRFLRHWIYGLIAMTDMIELHLAIGVFQGMTNLKETLLERGYENRLSDSIITARHLVMGANNIEK; encoded by the exons ATGGTTGAGTTAATGAAGAAGGCGGTATTAGAAGAAGTTGAAAAATCCTCCATAGAATTTAACAAGCGATCCAAGCACAAGCACATGCACATGCATCAATCTCTGCAACAAAAGGAAATGTACAATCCCTTGGATCATGAGCTAAGACCACTTGGTTTGCATCTCCGAAAGAGCCCCTCCCTTTTGGATTTAATCCAAATCAGGCTGCTTTCTCATCAAAACacccacaacaacaacaacaataataataatgataagcTTAAGGCTTCGAACTTTTTGGCTTCACTTCTTAGAATCGGGACATGGGag TATAAGTCGAAGTACGAAGGAGAGTTGGTGGCAAAATGTTACTTTGCAAAGCATAAGCTGGTGTGGGAAGTCCTTGATGGCAGTCTTAAGAATAAGATTGAAATACTGTGGTCGGATATTGTGGCTATCAAAGCAATCTATCCAGATGATGGACCGGGAACTTTGGATGTTgtg CTTTCTAGAAGGCCCCTTTTCTTTAGGGAGGCAAATCCACAACCTAGGAAGCACACCTTATGGCAGGCATCCTCGGATTTTACAGGTGGTCAAGCAAGCGTTTATAG GCGACATTTTCTACAGTGCCCACAAGGGATGTTAGGCAAGCACTTCGAAAAGCTTATTCAATGCAACCCTCGTCTCAGCTTTTTAAGTCAACAACCAGAAATTGTATTAGAATGTCCGTATTTTGAATCCAATGTTGCTGGGTTTGAGGAGCTAAATGAATATGGCTCTGATATGAAAAGTGAAGAGACTTCATTGGGGGCTGTGGCATCACCATCTGGAGCTCAAACCTCATTCTCAACAAATGAGCAAGACTTCATTGCTAGAGCCCCAGAAAATTATATTGAGGAAACTCCTTCACCTAGTTCAG CAAAGCTCAACAGATTTCTTAGACATTGGATTTATGGGTTGATAGCAATGACAGACATGATAGAACTGCATCTAGCCATTGGTGTGTTCCAAGGGATGACAAATCTGAAGGAAACCTTATTAGAAAGAGGATATGAAAACAGGCTATCTGATAGTATTATTACTGCCAGGCACTTAG tgATGGGTGCTAATAACATTGAGAAATGA
- the LOC142636416 gene encoding uncharacterized protein LOC142636416 isoform X2, giving the protein MVELMKKAVLEEVEKSSIEFNKRSKHKHMHMHQSLQQKEMYNPLDHELRPLGLHLRKSPSLLDLIQIRLLSHQNTHNNNNNNNNDKLKASNFLASLLRIGTWEYKSKYEGELVAKCYFAKHKLVWEVLDGSLKNKIEILWSDIVAIKAIYPDDGPGTLDVVLSRRPLFFREANPQPRKHTLWQASSDFTGGQASVYRRHFLQCPQGMLGKHFEKLIQCNPRLSFLSQQPEIVLECPYFESNVAGFEELNEYGSDMKSEETSLGAVASPSGAQTSFSTNEQDFIARAPENYIEETPSPSSVMGANNIEK; this is encoded by the exons ATGGTTGAGTTAATGAAGAAGGCGGTATTAGAAGAAGTTGAAAAATCCTCCATAGAATTTAACAAGCGATCCAAGCACAAGCACATGCACATGCATCAATCTCTGCAACAAAAGGAAATGTACAATCCCTTGGATCATGAGCTAAGACCACTTGGTTTGCATCTCCGAAAGAGCCCCTCCCTTTTGGATTTAATCCAAATCAGGCTGCTTTCTCATCAAAACacccacaacaacaacaacaataataataatgataagcTTAAGGCTTCGAACTTTTTGGCTTCACTTCTTAGAATCGGGACATGGGag TATAAGTCGAAGTACGAAGGAGAGTTGGTGGCAAAATGTTACTTTGCAAAGCATAAGCTGGTGTGGGAAGTCCTTGATGGCAGTCTTAAGAATAAGATTGAAATACTGTGGTCGGATATTGTGGCTATCAAAGCAATCTATCCAGATGATGGACCGGGAACTTTGGATGTTgtg CTTTCTAGAAGGCCCCTTTTCTTTAGGGAGGCAAATCCACAACCTAGGAAGCACACCTTATGGCAGGCATCCTCGGATTTTACAGGTGGTCAAGCAAGCGTTTATAG GCGACATTTTCTACAGTGCCCACAAGGGATGTTAGGCAAGCACTTCGAAAAGCTTATTCAATGCAACCCTCGTCTCAGCTTTTTAAGTCAACAACCAGAAATTGTATTAGAATGTCCGTATTTTGAATCCAATGTTGCTGGGTTTGAGGAGCTAAATGAATATGGCTCTGATATGAAAAGTGAAGAGACTTCATTGGGGGCTGTGGCATCACCATCTGGAGCTCAAACCTCATTCTCAACAAATGAGCAAGACTTCATTGCTAGAGCCCCAGAAAATTATATTGAGGAAACTCCTTCACCTAGTTCAG tgATGGGTGCTAATAACATTGAGAAATGA